In Neorhodopirellula lusitana, one genomic interval encodes:
- a CDS encoding preprotein translocase subunit SecA, translating into MNESLDRASVAKRIAKRLERDGWLGDMVDLARQRAARMMQQGSDTRQGRALPLKRQVSWVGKSAFAGRHAVTLGDALELAKPNVTDRELVEAAATVIVAIKQAKGLDLFDTQLRAGLVMSLGGLAEMQTGEGKTLSGVLPAYMAGLRGGGVHVAMPNAYLARRDHDLLQDVFALCGMTCGFVDDHDSDEKARAAYGCDITFGAAHTFGFDYLKDSLTRKRFAQSRIGSRVLTQLRGGEALLLRQRRLAAAIIDEADDVLLDDALSPLILSSGAGQEEAVDASLVRAAKELADSLTRDQHYRIDGPGKVTLTPAGREVVYRDTQDTSNPRSGSELRDGSEPQLGCELQRAWHEYVQTALRAKWHFQRDIHYVVSDGKIEIIDGATGRIFSDRTWSRGLQQAVQAREDVMITPEPSTLARITKHRYFRSYPFLAGMTGTASGCEREFARVYGLPVIAVQPRLANRRHLHSTRIFATLADKVHAVIDEAIELADQGRAVLVGTLSIEESLMIAGLFRQRDRACTLLNGIQDADEAAVIATAGRTGQITVATNLAGRGTDIHLDETVKQLGGLHVIVVQMHTLARVDRQLIGRGARCGDPGSACRYVSAEDEVLVRMAPWVVRAIQRRLAEAVQTDGSSLAGGTSAGPTLENAIATVQSKCQKEEASRRAEALQADAFERSLAAGLNSNEHPTACWAI; encoded by the coding sequence ATGAACGAGAGCCTGGACCGAGCCTCGGTTGCGAAACGAATTGCTAAGCGATTGGAGCGTGATGGTTGGCTAGGCGACATGGTCGACTTGGCTCGCCAACGGGCTGCCCGAATGATGCAGCAGGGCAGCGACACACGGCAGGGCAGGGCGTTGCCGCTTAAAAGACAGGTCAGCTGGGTCGGGAAGTCTGCGTTTGCCGGGCGACACGCGGTTACCTTGGGCGATGCTTTGGAGCTCGCCAAGCCGAACGTCACCGATCGGGAATTGGTGGAAGCGGCCGCGACCGTGATTGTGGCGATCAAACAGGCCAAGGGTTTGGATCTGTTCGATACGCAGCTGCGTGCGGGGCTGGTGATGAGCCTGGGTGGGCTTGCGGAAATGCAAACCGGTGAAGGCAAGACTTTGTCCGGCGTGTTGCCTGCGTACATGGCGGGGCTGCGTGGTGGTGGAGTGCATGTGGCGATGCCTAACGCGTATCTTGCCCGGCGTGATCATGATTTGTTGCAGGACGTTTTCGCGTTGTGTGGGATGACATGCGGTTTTGTGGACGACCATGATTCCGATGAAAAGGCGCGGGCGGCCTATGGATGCGACATCACGTTTGGTGCGGCCCATACGTTCGGGTTCGACTACCTGAAAGACTCACTGACGCGAAAGCGTTTCGCTCAATCACGGATCGGTTCACGCGTGTTGACACAACTTCGTGGTGGCGAAGCGTTGCTTTTGCGTCAGCGTCGACTGGCCGCCGCGATCATCGACGAGGCGGATGACGTGTTGCTGGACGATGCGTTGTCGCCTTTGATCTTAAGTAGCGGTGCAGGACAAGAGGAAGCGGTTGATGCTTCCTTGGTGCGGGCGGCCAAGGAACTGGCGGACTCGTTGACCCGTGACCAGCACTACCGCATTGATGGGCCGGGAAAGGTGACGTTAACACCGGCTGGGCGTGAAGTGGTTTATCGAGATACGCAGGACACTTCCAATCCCCGTTCTGGCTCGGAATTACGAGACGGATCGGAGCCACAGTTGGGGTGCGAGTTGCAGCGTGCTTGGCATGAATACGTGCAAACGGCATTGCGTGCGAAGTGGCATTTTCAGCGTGACATTCATTACGTCGTGTCGGATGGGAAGATCGAGATCATTGACGGTGCGACGGGGCGTATTTTCAGCGACCGGACTTGGTCACGAGGTTTGCAACAAGCCGTGCAGGCTCGCGAGGACGTGATGATCACTCCGGAACCTTCGACGCTGGCACGGATCACGAAACATCGATACTTTCGCTCGTACCCGTTCCTGGCGGGAATGACGGGAACGGCCAGTGGTTGTGAACGTGAGTTCGCACGGGTTTACGGATTGCCCGTCATCGCCGTGCAACCCCGGCTTGCCAATCGTCGCCATCTTCATTCCACCCGCATTTTTGCGACGCTAGCAGACAAGGTCCACGCGGTGATCGACGAAGCGATCGAGCTTGCCGACCAGGGCAGGGCGGTGTTGGTGGGAACGCTTAGCATCGAGGAAAGCTTGATGATTGCGGGTCTGTTTCGTCAACGCGATCGAGCCTGCACGCTGCTGAACGGAATCCAGGACGCGGACGAGGCGGCTGTGATCGCGACAGCGGGCCGTACGGGACAAATCACCGTGGCGACCAACCTTGCTGGCCGAGGCACGGACATCCATTTGGACGAGACCGTGAAACAGCTTGGTGGCTTGCATGTCATCGTGGTGCAAATGCATACGCTGGCTCGCGTGGACCGCCAATTGATCGGGCGTGGAGCTCGTTGTGGCGATCCGGGTTCGGCGTGCCGATACGTTTCGGCCGAAGACGAAGTGCTGGTCCGAATGGCTCCTTGGGTCGTGCGAGCGATCCAGCGTCGATTGGCCGAGGCGGTGCAGACCGATGGATCTAGCCTAGCGGGTGGCACGAGCGCAGGCCCGACTTTGGAAAACGCAATTGCGACCGTGCAGAGCAAATGTCAAAAGGAAGAAGCGAGTCGCCGCGCCGAGGCGTTGCAAGCCGACGCCTTCGAGCGGTCTCTCGCCGCCGGGTTGAATTCGAACGAACATCCCACCGCCTGTTGGGCAATCTAA
- a CDS encoding TolC family protein: protein MSHSQSNWRASARRLHRRRWIAALIGLGSLAAAGAPELGLQWSTAYGQTSSETLNALPGGGDSLSPGGSGAAYSSSETPNDVVDALAGYWERYTGQGLPGVGSAPFDAGRAKSANRFRSASFRSGGDGNPTMGLALGSFDATSDSTGTGAGPETAVSADAFAESGDGEDGYSEIDDVTLGDFMVENAESANSETRYYGNQYSEDGFTEADFSEPSSSKAFPQPIRQRQPAKQRLTTGRPLSAGQPLSAGQKLAAGQPMAVPQPLRDSVVADADSEMASLHSAASPSSLLMLDGADVPMQITQGPYRNQLDPFRARVQASMDPVPIATAPLAGNDAAADQPMWWEDMMNQSLGLGNQTVPVDAAMLAQVSLASSPYIRGLLTEPKIRRNDLVIADAQFDTLAFMDAKFTATNDPIGSALTTGDASTRFKDDLFGSAFGVRKQTRQGGSVELLQRGGFQSNNSTYLTPNPQGTSRLELNFSQPLLRGRGKAVNMTQVVLASIDVKLSRAEVRQDIEEHLVDVTQAYWQLYQARAEYLQRVKLVAAAEELHAMLKARDSLDSQQRQILRSEVAIASRRSELVRIQTRIRNAQSTLRLLTGDAGLVGGADWELLPEDRPLSAPVDVSTRLATLTALDNRPDVASSLRNIQAVSARVGAARNQVLPKLDMILSSYVAGLEGNRNAFGAIGNQFTDGGPTFAGGIVFERPVGNRANEARLNRSRWELTRSVYEFQQTTEAAITAVEIAVRETNASYAEMVAKKRAVAAAAAEVEYLRQRWQWLPDPNENAVLLIEDLLDAQERTADEEESVVRAQVTYALSWIRLRKAMGVLLQFDVGPQMDPNGAVGGLSDAGMLGGNVAGGDSVLSELDYGDAERAIEPVFVPNVPALPRIQQIPDSPGFPGVSP from the coding sequence TTGTCCCATTCTCAATCAAATTGGCGAGCGAGTGCTCGGCGGCTTCATCGCCGTCGATGGATCGCTGCATTGATTGGTTTAGGGAGCTTGGCAGCGGCCGGGGCCCCCGAATTGGGGCTCCAGTGGTCGACAGCTTACGGTCAAACGAGCTCGGAAACCCTGAACGCCTTGCCCGGCGGGGGGGATAGTTTGTCTCCAGGCGGGTCGGGGGCCGCTTACAGCTCTTCAGAGACGCCAAACGACGTGGTGGATGCACTGGCGGGCTACTGGGAACGCTACACCGGCCAGGGCTTGCCGGGAGTGGGCAGTGCGCCGTTTGACGCTGGCCGTGCGAAATCGGCAAATCGATTCCGTTCAGCAAGTTTTCGGAGCGGCGGCGATGGGAATCCGACCATGGGCCTCGCGTTGGGCAGCTTTGACGCAACGAGCGACTCGACGGGAACAGGGGCTGGTCCAGAGACTGCAGTTTCAGCAGATGCTTTTGCCGAAAGCGGCGACGGTGAAGACGGCTATTCCGAGATCGATGACGTCACGCTCGGTGACTTCATGGTGGAGAATGCCGAGAGTGCCAATTCAGAGACACGCTACTATGGCAATCAATATTCCGAGGATGGTTTCACGGAAGCTGATTTTTCTGAACCGTCGAGCTCGAAAGCGTTTCCGCAACCGATTCGTCAACGCCAGCCTGCGAAGCAACGCCTGACCACTGGGCGACCGCTGTCTGCCGGGCAGCCACTATCGGCCGGTCAAAAGTTGGCGGCTGGTCAACCGATGGCCGTTCCACAACCGCTGCGAGACTCCGTTGTCGCGGACGCTGATAGCGAAATGGCTAGCTTGCATTCGGCGGCCAGCCCGTCTTCTTTGTTGATGCTGGACGGTGCTGATGTGCCGATGCAGATCACGCAGGGGCCTTACCGAAACCAGTTGGACCCGTTTCGTGCTCGGGTGCAGGCCAGCATGGACCCGGTGCCGATCGCCACGGCTCCTTTGGCGGGCAACGACGCTGCCGCTGATCAGCCGATGTGGTGGGAAGACATGATGAACCAGTCGTTGGGGCTGGGGAACCAAACCGTGCCTGTCGACGCGGCCATGTTGGCCCAGGTTTCGCTGGCATCATCGCCGTACATTCGTGGTTTGTTGACCGAGCCGAAGATCCGGCGCAACGATTTGGTGATCGCGGATGCACAGTTTGACACCTTGGCGTTCATGGATGCCAAGTTCACCGCGACGAACGATCCAATCGGCAGTGCGTTGACGACCGGTGACGCGTCGACTCGTTTTAAGGATGACTTGTTCGGGTCCGCGTTCGGTGTTCGCAAGCAAACGCGACAAGGCGGTTCGGTTGAACTGTTGCAGCGGGGCGGTTTTCAGTCGAACAACTCGACTTACCTGACGCCCAATCCGCAGGGCACATCGCGGTTGGAACTAAACTTTTCGCAGCCGCTTTTGCGTGGCCGTGGCAAAGCGGTCAACATGACCCAGGTTGTGCTGGCTTCGATCGATGTGAAGTTGTCTCGGGCGGAAGTCCGCCAAGACATCGAAGAGCACTTGGTGGATGTCACTCAAGCGTACTGGCAATTGTATCAGGCCCGGGCGGAATACCTGCAGCGGGTGAAGCTGGTTGCGGCTGCCGAGGAACTGCACGCGATGTTGAAGGCTCGTGATTCGTTGGATTCACAGCAGCGGCAGATTTTGCGTTCGGAAGTGGCGATTGCTAGCCGTCGCAGTGAGTTGGTGCGGATTCAAACGCGAATTCGAAACGCTCAATCCACATTGCGGTTGCTGACGGGCGATGCAGGCTTGGTCGGCGGTGCGGATTGGGAGCTTTTGCCGGAGGATCGGCCGCTGAGCGCGCCGGTGGATGTCTCGACGCGGCTGGCGACCTTAACGGCGCTGGACAACCGGCCTGACGTGGCGTCTTCGCTACGGAACATCCAGGCGGTGTCGGCCCGCGTGGGCGCGGCTCGGAACCAAGTGCTGCCGAAGTTGGACATGATCCTAAGTAGTTATGTGGCGGGTTTGGAAGGCAACCGAAACGCGTTCGGTGCGATCGGGAACCAGTTTACCGATGGCGGCCCGACGTTTGCCGGCGGCATCGTGTTCGAGCGACCGGTCGGTAATCGGGCCAACGAGGCGAGGCTGAATCGCAGTCGCTGGGAACTGACCCGCAGTGTCTATGAGTTCCAACAAACGACGGAAGCAGCGATCACGGCGGTGGAGATTGCGGTTCGCGAAACCAATGCTTCCTATGCCGAAATGGTTGCCAAGAAGCGGGCCGTAGCGGCCGCGGCGGCGGAGGTCGAGTACCTGCGTCAGCGTTGGCAATGGTTGCCCGATCCAAACGAAAACGCTGTGCTGTTGATTGAAGACTTGCTGGATGCCCAAGAACGCACCGCTGACGAAGAAGAAAGCGTCGTGCGTGCTCAAGTGACGTATGCGTTGTCGTGGATCCGACTTCGGAAAGCGATGGGCGTGCTGTTGCAGTTCGACGTCGGCCCACAGATGGACCCGAACGGCGCCGTCGGCGGCTTGTCAGATGCGGGAATGCTTGGTGGCAACGTGGCCGGTGGAGATTCGGTTCTAAGTGAGCTGGATTACGGTGACGCGGAACGGGCGATTGAGCCCGTGTTCGTGCCGAATGTGCCAGCGTTGCCTCGTATCCAACAGATTCCTGATTCGCCAGGATTTCCGGGGGTGTCGCCATGA